In Capsicum annuum cultivar UCD-10X-F1 unplaced genomic scaffold, UCD10Xv1.1 ctg13560, whole genome shotgun sequence, the following are encoded in one genomic region:
- the LOC124890212 gene encoding G-type lectin S-receptor-like serine/threonine-protein kinase At4g27290, which produces MEASIFLLFFLLSFYSNIHNISATSDVITTNQYIIDGETVVSSGGTFELGFFSPSGTTKRYIGIWYKQILLHVQTVVWVANREKPLTNTSSAVLKVIKPGILVLYGDKNESIWSTNTSRSVQNPVAVLLDSGNLVVKDADDENPENFLWQSFSFPTDTQLPGMKLGKNFQTGHEAYLSTWKNDNDPTPGDFTLHVEVAPYPQGVIKRGSSVSTRVAQRVGNNNIYKIQSVFNKEEVYYSFSLINSSVLSRLVLTSNGYEQQLTWVDQTKSWNIYV; this is translated from the coding sequence ATGGAAGCTAGTATCTTCCTACTTTTTTTCCTATTGTCTTTCTACTCTAATATACACAACATTTCTGCTACAAGCGATGTAATCACTACAAATCAATACATCATAGATGGTGAAACTGTTGTTTCGTCTGGTGGAACCTTTGAGCTGGGATTTTTCAGTCCCAGCGGTACCACAAAACGATATATTGGGATATGGTACAAACAAATTCTTCTTCATGTGCAAACAGTTGTATGGGTTGCCAACAGAGAAAAACCACTAACAAATACATCTTCTGCTGTTTTGAAGGTCATCAAACcagggatacttgttctttatggTGACAAGAATGAAAGTATATGGTCCACTAACACCTCGAGATCAGTCCAAAATCCAGTTGCAGTTCTTTTAGATTCTGGTAATCTTGTTGTCAAGGATGCTGATGATGAAAATCCAGAAAATTTCCTCTGGCAGAGCTTCAGTTTTCCTACAGATACGCAGTTGCCTGGTATGAAGCTTGGCAAGAATTTTCAAACTGGGCATGAGGCTTACCTTTCAACATGGAAGAACGATAATGATCCAACTCCAGGGGATTTCACTCTTCACGTTGAAGTGGCTCCATATCCACAGGGCGTCATCAAACGTGGCTCAAGTGTATCTACTCGGGTAGCACAAAGAGTTGGGAATAACAACATTTATAAAATTCAATCTGTTTTCAATAAGGAAGAGGTTTACTATAGTTTTTCTCTCATTAACAGCTCGGTTTTATCAAGACTAGTCCTGACTAGTAATGGTTATGAACAACAATTGACGTGGGTGGATCAGACTAagagttggaatatttatgtc